A genomic window from Deinococcota bacterium includes:
- the pstA gene encoding phosphate ABC transporter permease PstA has protein sequence MNLRARYLRDRFMQGLLLLCTALVLVPLVIIIAYVVVNGVGALNWDFFTQDLGSPARAQQGRPTGLAHSILGTIVIDTTALLVVIPFGIGAGIMLSEYPDHPLNPVLRILNDTLNGMPAILKGLVVFALIVRPAGAFSGWAGAVALAFVMLPIIARTTEGVLGIIPWSIREAALALGLPRWRVVLSAVLPAAKTGVVTGILIAFARAAGEAAPLLFTSFGNNYLPRNPWNPLNYLVREADTLPQRLYSLAISPYRQWHEMGWAAGIILLALVMVAFLAARLATRQRY, from the coding sequence ATGAACCTGCGCGCGCGCTACCTGCGCGACCGCTTCATGCAGGGGCTCCTCCTGCTCTGCACCGCCCTGGTGCTGGTGCCGCTCGTGATCATCATCGCCTACGTGGTGGTCAACGGCGTTGGCGCCCTCAACTGGGACTTTTTCACTCAGGACCTGGGCTCGCCCGCGCGCGCGCAGCAGGGCCGGCCGACCGGTCTCGCGCACTCCATCCTGGGGACCATCGTCATCGACACCACCGCGCTCCTTGTGGTCATTCCCTTCGGGATCGGCGCGGGCATCATGCTGTCGGAGTACCCCGATCACCCCCTGAACCCCGTCCTGCGCATCTTGAACGACACCTTAAACGGCATGCCGGCCATCCTCAAGGGGCTCGTCGTCTTTGCCCTCATCGTGCGTCCGGCGGGCGCCTTTTCGGGCTGGGCCGGGGCGGTCGCGCTCGCCTTCGTCATGCTGCCGATCATCGCTCGCACGACGGAGGGGGTGCTCGGCATCATCCCCTGGTCGATTCGCGAGGCGGCCCTGGCCCTCGGGCTGCCCCGCTGGCGCGTGGTCTTGTCGGCGGTCCTGCCGGCGGCGAAAACGGGGGTGGTGACGGGCATCCTGATCGCCTTTGCGCGCGCCGCCGGCGAGGCCGCGCCGCTCCTCTTTACCTCGTTCGGCAACAACTACCTGCCCAGAAACCCGTGGAACCCGCTAAACTATCTGGTCAGGGAGGCCGACACCTTGCCGCAGCGCCTCTACAGCCTGGCGATCAGCCCCTACCGGCAGTGGCACGAGATGGGTTGGGCGGCGGGGATCATCCTGCTCGCCCTGGTGATGGTCGCGTTTCTGGCGGCGCGCCTGGCGACGCGCCAGCGCTACTAG
- the pstC gene encoding phosphate ABC transporter permease subunit PstC produces MTRRTPSAVYRWLGDRIFAVTVTLLGSAVIVLAALMAWVLWADASVPIRQFGFFGFLTGTTWDPVIRVSFGAWPFLLGTLITSVAALILSFFPALGVAIFTAEYAPRWLATIIDYTVDLLAAIPSVVVGIWGIFVLAPWLRDTLYMPVFLGTAEHAPWALSFLGNPTGYGLVTATLVLALMIVPYTTALARDAIRLVPKEQREAAWALGATHWEVMRMAVLPYARGGITAGAILSFGRAIGETMAVAMLIGNSNTLPFTLFGPAATMPSVIVNEFREAVVNLHRLSLMAIGFYLFLISLIVNLIAAYVQRKLVVGSRGL; encoded by the coding sequence ATGACGCGCCGCACCCCAAGCGCCGTCTACCGCTGGCTGGGAGACCGCATCTTTGCCGTGACGGTCACCCTGCTCGGCAGCGCCGTGATCGTGCTGGCCGCGCTGATGGCCTGGGTGCTCTGGGCCGACGCCTCGGTGCCGATCCGGCAGTTCGGCTTTTTCGGCTTCCTGACCGGGACCACCTGGGACCCCGTCATTCGGGTGAGCTTCGGCGCCTGGCCCTTTCTGTTGGGCACCTTGATCACCAGCGTCGCCGCGCTGATCCTCTCCTTTTTTCCCGCCCTGGGGGTCGCCATCTTCACGGCGGAGTACGCGCCGCGCTGGCTCGCCACCATCATCGACTACACCGTGGATCTGTTGGCGGCGATCCCCAGCGTGGTGGTCGGCATCTGGGGCATCTTCGTCTTGGCGCCGTGGTTGCGCGACACCTTGTATATGCCTGTCTTCTTGGGGACTGCCGAGCACGCGCCCTGGGCCTTGAGCTTTCTGGGCAACCCGACGGGCTACGGCCTGGTCACGGCGACGCTGGTGCTCGCCTTGATGATCGTGCCCTACACCACCGCGCTGGCCAGGGACGCCATCCGGCTGGTGCCCAAGGAGCAGCGTGAAGCGGCCTGGGCGCTCGGCGCGACGCATTGGGAGGTGATGCGCATGGCCGTGTTGCCTTACGCTCGAGGAGGGATCACCGCGGGCGCCATCCTCTCCTTCGGCCGGGCGATCGGCGAGACGATGGCGGTAGCGATGCTGATCGGCAACTCCAACACCCTGCCCTTTACCCTCTTCGGCCCTGCCGCCACCATGCCGTCGGTGATCGTGAACGAGTTCCGCGAGGCGGTCGTCAACCTGCACCGGCTCAGCCTCATGGCGATCGGCTTCTACCTCTTCCTCATCTCGCTGATCGTCAACCTGATCGCGGCCTATGTCCAGCGCAAGCTGGTGGTGGGGAGCCGCGGCCTATGA